The proteins below are encoded in one region of Halalkalicoccus jeotgali B3:
- a CDS encoding heme-binding protein, protein MERREPPRTEEGLYVLHDLQRVDWDAWRGAAERDREAAIEEGIAYLEDHAAVEKGDTAVFSVLGHKADLLILHLRETLEELDRAEREFEGCALAAFTDRTSSYLSITEASGYTEAAEDYFDPEAEADPGLQRYMDSRLHPELPDTEFVSFYPMSKRRDPEYNWYDLPFDERRELMASHGDIGRDYAGKVTQIISGSVGLDDHEWGVTLFSDDMTDIKQLLYEMRFDPSSSKYAEFGRFYTGRRFAPAQLEAFLVGESVSFDGAEGSEDEGTVDTELAEEFGRLGVTADAPEGAHGLVLRSDADVETVREDVEGLRGNFEHYDSHVLTEVREDRGKAVIVSLWATERAASTARGFLEELPGVEEVTAGAFADADVEPAETGEAENADDDIRGELADLDIYAGKPHGEDVYAMVLYSEADPDELAPAVEELSEGFDRYDTHVKTATYQAEGGGRSAIVSIWETADAADTAGGFLADLPGIVARAGEESGFGTMGMFYTVKPDYQEEFVEKFDTVGGLLDGMDGHHDTDLMVNVADENDMFIASQWRSKEDAMAFFRSDAFRDTVQWGRDVLADRPRHVFLA, encoded by the coding sequence ATGGAACGACGCGAACCGCCGAGAACGGAAGAGGGGTTGTACGTACTGCACGACCTCCAGCGGGTCGATTGGGACGCCTGGCGCGGAGCCGCCGAACGCGACCGGGAGGCCGCAATCGAGGAGGGGATCGCGTACCTCGAAGACCACGCCGCCGTCGAGAAGGGCGATACGGCGGTCTTCAGCGTCCTGGGCCACAAGGCCGATCTACTGATACTCCACCTTCGAGAGACGCTCGAAGAGCTCGACCGCGCCGAACGCGAGTTCGAGGGCTGTGCGCTCGCGGCGTTCACCGACCGGACGAGTTCCTATCTCTCGATCACGGAGGCCTCGGGCTACACCGAGGCCGCAGAGGACTACTTCGACCCCGAGGCCGAGGCCGACCCCGGCCTCCAGCGCTACATGGACTCGCGGCTGCATCCCGAACTCCCTGATACGGAGTTCGTCAGCTTCTACCCGATGTCGAAACGCCGGGACCCCGAGTACAACTGGTACGACCTGCCCTTCGACGAGCGCCGGGAGCTCATGGCCTCCCACGGCGATATCGGGCGCGACTACGCCGGCAAGGTCACCCAGATCATCTCCGGCAGCGTCGGCCTCGACGACCACGAGTGGGGCGTCACCCTCTTTTCCGACGACATGACCGACATCAAGCAGCTGCTCTACGAGATGCGCTTTGACCCCTCCTCCTCGAAGTACGCCGAGTTCGGGCGCTTCTATACGGGACGGCGGTTCGCGCCCGCGCAACTAGAGGCGTTTCTCGTCGGCGAGTCGGTCTCGTTCGACGGGGCCGAGGGGAGCGAAGACGAAGGGACCGTCGACACCGAGCTCGCAGAGGAGTTCGGCCGCCTCGGCGTCACCGCCGACGCCCCCGAAGGGGCACACGGGCTCGTCCTCCGGTCGGATGCGGACGTCGAGACGGTGCGAGAGGATGTCGAGGGGCTCCGCGGGAACTTCGAGCACTACGACAGCCACGTGCTGACCGAGGTGAGAGAGGACCGAGGCAAGGCGGTGATCGTCAGTCTCTGGGCGACCGAACGCGCCGCGAGCACGGCACGCGGGTTCCTCGAAGAGCTTCCCGGCGTCGAGGAGGTGACGGCGGGCGCGTTCGCCGACGCGGACGTCGAACCGGCAGAAACCGGCGAGGCCGAGAACGCGGACGACGACATCCGCGGCGAGCTCGCGGATCTCGACATCTACGCCGGCAAACCCCACGGCGAGGACGTCTACGCGATGGTGCTGTACTCCGAGGCCGACCCCGACGAACTGGCCCCGGCCGTCGAGGAGCTATCCGAGGGGTTCGACCGCTACGACACCCACGTCAAGACCGCGACCTATCAGGCGGAGGGTGGGGGTCGATCGGCCATCGTCAGCATCTGGGAGACGGCCGACGCCGCCGACACCGCCGGGGGCTTTCTGGCCGACCTGCCCGGCATCGTCGCCCGCGCGGGCGAGGAGAGCGGCTTCGGCACGATGGGGATGTTCTACACCGTCAAGCCCGACTACCAGGAGGAGTTCGTCGAGAAATTCGATACCGTCGGTGGCCTCCTCGACGGGATGGACGGCCACCACGACACCGACCTGATGGTCAACGTCGCCGACGAGAACGACATGTTCATCGCAAGCCAGTGGCGCTCGAAGGAGGACGCGATGGCATTCTTCCGCTCGGATGCCTTCCGCGACACCGTCCAGTGGGGCCGTGACGTGCTTGCGGACCGGCCCCGACACGTCTTTCTCGCATGA
- a CDS encoding aldo/keto reductase, with protein MHYRTLGDSDVEVSEVGFGAWTVGTDWWGDRTDEDALAMLDHALERGITYFDTGDVYGHGRSEELVGEAFSDRREEVTIATKVGYDFYNNPQAGHGELPKEMDPEYLREAVEKSLGRLDTDYVDVLQLHNADVGELTPEVLDVLDELESEGRIRARGLALGPSIGWLAEGDRAIAEGFDAVQLVWNLFEQEVGNHFLETIEELDAETSLIPRVPHSSGLLNEQVTPETELGEGDHRGFRPDAWYETGWEKLETLRFLEREGERTMGQASIRWLLAHDAVASVTPTFRTTDDIDEWTAASDVPALSEEEVDRVAELYATNFGIERDDGMDSLRSSVEGEDLREAGIEKQPAD; from the coding sequence ATGCACTACCGCACGCTCGGCGACTCGGACGTCGAGGTCAGCGAGGTCGGCTTCGGCGCCTGGACCGTCGGCACCGACTGGTGGGGCGACCGGACCGACGAGGACGCACTCGCGATGCTCGACCACGCCCTCGAACGGGGGATCACCTACTTCGATACCGGCGACGTCTACGGCCACGGCCGCTCGGAGGAACTGGTCGGCGAGGCCTTCTCGGACCGACGCGAGGAAGTCACCATCGCCACCAAGGTCGGCTACGACTTCTACAACAACCCCCAGGCAGGCCACGGCGAGCTCCCCAAGGAGATGGATCCCGAGTACCTCCGCGAGGCCGTCGAGAAGAGCCTCGGCCGGCTCGATACCGACTACGTCGACGTCCTCCAGTTGCACAACGCCGACGTCGGGGAGCTCACCCCCGAGGTGCTCGACGTGCTCGACGAGCTCGAAAGCGAGGGGCGAATCCGCGCGCGCGGGCTCGCACTCGGCCCCTCGATCGGGTGGCTCGCCGAGGGCGACAGGGCCATCGCCGAGGGGTTCGACGCCGTCCAGCTGGTCTGGAACCTCTTCGAACAGGAGGTCGGCAACCACTTCCTCGAAACCATCGAGGAACTCGACGCCGAGACGAGCCTCATCCCCCGCGTGCCCCATTCGTCGGGGCTGCTCAACGAGCAGGTCACTCCCGAGACCGAGCTCGGCGAGGGCGATCATCGGGGCTTTCGCCCCGACGCGTGGTACGAGACGGGCTGGGAGAAACTGGAGACGCTGCGATTCCTCGAACGGGAGGGAGAACGGACGATGGGGCAGGCGTCGATCCGCTGGCTGCTCGCCCATGACGCGGTCGCGAGCGTGACGCCCACCTTCCGCACGACCGACGACATCGACGAGTGGACCGCCGCGAGCGACGTCCCGGCACTCTCAGAGGAGGAGGTCGACCGCGTCGCCGAGCTCTATGCGACGAATTTCGGGATCGAGCGCGACGACGGGATGGACTCGCTTCGCTCCTCCGTCGAGGGCGAGGACCTTCGTGAGGCGGGCATCGAGAAACAGCCAGCCGACTGA
- a CDS encoding acyltransferase, with product MTKRHVSLPEEAEKGVEAFIAAVDERLSGEEDTCDVVRDTLVDLYGDREAYERWQAGEEVSPAQRVRLQGYDPCNATLESEYYAEKNEEKFRHSKHLQWLWRQFDATPMADNVEFALRFRAMLAEHLFSECGEGCRFFKGITFTYGHNITVGDNTVIHDDVHLDDRGRLEIGDRVSISDGAHLYSHDHDIVDQTEVTNFLTRIEDDARVTYDAMVRAGCEIGENSIVGARSIVQGDVPAHHVVVGTPAKSVRVKPGFEDHAQPVGEKLPNCQSERELPYELPADLDQFDEFGREREPKDTVK from the coding sequence ATGACGAAACGCCACGTCTCGCTTCCCGAGGAGGCAGAAAAAGGGGTCGAGGCGTTCATCGCGGCGGTCGACGAGCGGCTGTCGGGCGAGGAGGACACCTGTGACGTCGTCCGCGATACCCTCGTGGATCTCTACGGGGACCGGGAGGCCTACGAGCGCTGGCAGGCCGGCGAGGAGGTATCGCCCGCACAGCGAGTCCGTCTGCAGGGCTACGATCCGTGTAACGCCACCCTCGAGAGCGAGTACTACGCCGAGAAGAACGAAGAGAAATTCAGGCACTCGAAACACCTCCAATGGCTCTGGCGACAGTTCGACGCCACGCCGATGGCCGACAACGTCGAGTTCGCGCTTCGCTTTCGCGCGATGCTCGCGGAGCACCTCTTCTCCGAGTGTGGCGAGGGCTGTCGCTTCTTCAAGGGGATCACGTTTACCTACGGCCACAACATCACGGTCGGTGACAACACGGTGATCCACGACGACGTCCACCTCGACGACCGCGGACGCCTCGAAATCGGGGATCGAGTGTCGATCTCCGACGGCGCGCACCTCTACAGCCACGATCACGACATCGTCGACCAGACGGAGGTGACGAACTTCCTGACGCGGATCGAGGACGACGCGCGCGTGACCTACGACGCGATGGTGCGTGCCGGCTGCGAGATCGGGGAAAACAGCATCGTCGGCGCACGCTCCATCGTTCAGGGCGACGTTCCCGCCCACCACGTCGTCGTCGGGACCCCCGCCAAAAGCGTGCGGGTCAAACCGGGCTTCGAAGACCACGCCCAACCGGTCGGGGAGAAGCTACCGAACTGCCAATCCGAGCGCGAACTCCCCTACGAGCTCCCGGCCGATCTGGATCAGTTCGACGAGTTCGGCCGGGAGCGGGAGCCGAAAGATACAGTCAAGTAG
- a CDS encoding Nmad3 family putative nucleotide modification protein: MSRAVAINVGANTSLPGFRGPIYPDGTFEYIPIPEREPVCEPVPTYADLDLPVEIPDSLLDREVHLDPSFVEYPHCEAYTYGDEHAVKAGPLSTLSAGDVVLFYATLSTVDGDPAPWISSEWGAYVIGSFTLASDPISGEEYLSLPEGERAPFSSNAHCRRAVFDAEVLLAGDPERSGLWEHALPLSGERGRDPNRIVTGLSADSGRGPWWRRPLRFDEAATEELLALSPADLGP; this comes from the coding sequence ATGAGCAGAGCCGTCGCTATCAACGTCGGGGCGAACACCTCCCTCCCGGGGTTTCGAGGGCCGATCTATCCCGACGGAACCTTCGAGTATATCCCGATTCCCGAGCGCGAACCCGTCTGTGAGCCAGTTCCGACGTACGCGGATCTCGATCTTCCAGTGGAAATCCCCGATTCGTTGCTGGATCGGGAGGTCCACCTCGACCCCTCGTTCGTGGAGTATCCCCATTGTGAGGCCTACACCTACGGCGACGAACACGCCGTCAAGGCCGGCCCGCTCTCGACGCTGTCGGCGGGCGACGTCGTGCTCTTCTACGCGACGCTCTCGACCGTCGACGGGGACCCAGCACCGTGGATCTCCTCCGAGTGGGGTGCGTACGTTATCGGATCGTTTACCCTCGCGAGCGATCCGATAAGCGGTGAGGAGTATCTCAGCCTACCCGAGGGCGAGCGAGCGCCCTTTTCGAGCAACGCCCACTGCAGGCGTGCGGTGTTCGACGCGGAAGTGTTGCTGGCAGGCGATCCCGAGCGCTCGGGGCTGTGGGAGCACGCCCTCCCGCTGTCGGGCGAACGGGGAAGAGATCCCAACCGGATCGTCACGGGGCTATCAGCGGATTCGGGGCGCGGCCCGTGGTGGCGCAGACCGCTTCGGTTCGACGAGGCGGCGACCGAGGAGCTGCTCGCGCTATCGCCGGCCGATCTGGGCCCATAA
- a CDS encoding NAD+ synthase, whose amino-acid sequence MIDLRLSEAELDTAHDRITGFIADTVANAGADGAVLGLSGGIDSTLTAYLAVEALGKENLRGLVLPGEVSSEANMSDAERVARDLEIEYDVIEINPIVESFVSAVPEVEGDQVAVGNSRARVRAVLNYLLANHENRIVLGTGNRAEAAVGYYTKYGDGAVDCLPIGNLYKQQVRQLAHHVGVAEDLAEKTPTAELWEDQTDEGELGIDYDTLDAVLALHIDGPLSVSATSEAVGCGEDVVRDVRALYERSAHKRAMPPAPEQ is encoded by the coding sequence ATGATCGACCTGCGACTTTCCGAAGCGGAACTCGATACCGCCCACGACCGCATCACCGGCTTCATCGCCGACACGGTCGCAAACGCGGGCGCTGACGGCGCGGTTCTGGGGCTTTCGGGTGGGATCGACAGCACGCTGACCGCGTATCTCGCGGTCGAGGCGCTCGGCAAGGAGAACCTCCGCGGGCTCGTTCTGCCCGGAGAGGTGAGCAGCGAGGCGAACATGAGCGACGCCGAGCGCGTGGCACGAGACCTCGAAATCGAGTACGACGTCATCGAGATCAACCCGATCGTCGAGAGCTTCGTCTCGGCGGTACCGGAAGTCGAGGGCGATCAGGTCGCGGTCGGCAACAGCCGCGCGCGGGTCCGTGCCGTGCTCAACTACCTGCTCGCGAACCACGAGAACCGGATCGTCCTCGGGACGGGCAACCGTGCCGAGGCCGCCGTGGGCTACTACACCAAATACGGCGACGGCGCGGTCGACTGTCTCCCTATCGGCAACCTTTACAAACAGCAGGTCCGCCAGCTCGCCCATCACGTCGGCGTGGCCGAGGATCTCGCGGAAAAGACCCCAACCGCCGAGCTCTGGGAGGACCAGACCGACGAGGGCGAGCTGGGAATCGACTACGATACGCTCGATGCGGTGCTCGCGCTGCATATCGATGGGCCGCTTTCGGTCTCGGCGACCAGTGAGGCCGTCGGCTGCGGCGAGGACGTCGTAAGGGACGTTCGGGCACTATACGAACGGAGCGCCCACAAGCGCGCGATGCCGCCCGCACCCGAACAGTAG
- a CDS encoding enoyl-CoA hydratase/isomerase family protein, protein MITTHARGDVRYVTLDRPERRNALTPEGLDELAHAVETADEPVVYLSGAGSAFCAGADLDVVADLEDGREFAERGQRTARAIERADSVVVAGIDGPARGGGLEMALACDLRIATPEASFGEPGVSFGLFGAWGGTVRLPRLVGGADARDLSLTGRVIDAEEALRMGLISRITDDPETIARETAGNDHHALALTKNRLHDDSSIETQEAAEASAFAELIDRYERP, encoded by the coding sequence ATGATCACGACCCATGCCCGCGGCGATGTTCGGTACGTCACCCTCGACCGCCCCGAACGCCGCAACGCGCTCACCCCCGAGGGCCTCGACGAACTCGCCCACGCGGTCGAAACGGCCGACGAGCCCGTCGTCTACCTCTCGGGGGCGGGCTCGGCGTTCTGTGCGGGGGCGGACCTCGATGTCGTCGCCGACTTAGAGGACGGCCGCGAGTTCGCCGAGCGCGGCCAGCGTACCGCCCGCGCCATCGAGCGGGCCGACAGCGTCGTCGTCGCGGGGATCGATGGTCCCGCACGCGGCGGCGGTCTCGAAATGGCGTTGGCCTGCGATCTGCGGATCGCGACTCCCGAAGCCAGCTTCGGCGAGCCCGGCGTGAGCTTCGGCCTCTTCGGCGCATGGGGCGGCACCGTCCGTCTTCCACGCCTTGTCGGCGGGGCCGACGCGCGCGACCTCTCGCTCACCGGGCGGGTGATCGACGCCGAGGAAGCCCTCCGGATGGGTTTGATCTCGCGTATCACCGACGATCCCGAGACGATCGCACGCGAAACAGCGGGCAACGACCACCACGCGCTGGCGCTGACGAAAAACCGGCTGCACGATGACTCCTCGATCGAGACGCAGGAAGCCGCCGAGGCGAGCGCGTTCGCCGAGCTGATCGACCGGTACGAGCGTCCGTAG
- a CDS encoding DUF7114 family protein: MEQAESARRGAREALADIEPPRLADRIDSLLATASMAPGALVLLVAQRADPAVDPEALAERAAGVQLIYEGLRLTRTLAHEEPWADSEDQTAANLDVLAADILVSRGFYLLAMTDAADRAVETIRAFGRDQTHRRESEADRAALDANLEGDVLELAGVAGASAVERSVSPPVQGALDRLASRAEAPLPDAAALFRGTALLSGPDGHAPPSATDP; encoded by the coding sequence ATGGAACAGGCCGAGTCGGCACGCCGGGGCGCGCGTGAGGCCCTCGCCGACATCGAACCACCGAGGCTGGCCGACCGGATCGACTCGCTCCTCGCGACGGCCTCGATGGCCCCCGGCGCGCTCGTCCTGTTGGTCGCCCAGCGGGCCGACCCCGCAGTCGACCCCGAGGCGCTCGCCGAACGCGCCGCGGGCGTCCAACTCATCTACGAGGGGCTTCGCCTCACCCGCACGCTCGCCCACGAGGAGCCGTGGGCCGATTCGGAGGACCAGACCGCCGCAAATCTCGACGTGCTGGCCGCCGACATCCTCGTTTCCCGTGGCTTTTACCTGCTCGCGATGACCGACGCCGCCGACCGGGCCGTCGAGACCATCCGTGCCTTTGGCCGGGATCAGACCCACCGCCGCGAGTCCGAGGCCGACCGGGCGGCGCTGGACGCCAACCTCGAAGGGGACGTCCTCGAACTGGCGGGCGTCGCCGGCGCGAGCGCGGTCGAACGGTCCGTCTCGCCGCCCGTCCAGGGTGCCCTCGACCGGCTGGCCAGCCGGGCTGAAGCCCCCCTGCCCGACGCCGCGGCGCTGTTTCGCGGGACGGCGCTCCTTTCGGGCCCCGACGGCCACGCCCCGCCCTCCGCGACCGACCCCTAA
- a CDS encoding phospholipase D-like domain-containing protein yields the protein MNQQLLKSCSGTVQEKLEELEEIYVDYSREEILTFKDGLDLYILSKVQSDAVRPYLKEYDSDSFWNWDELTDEPHRAWYVFRLLNRYNIEGWSEVNNIKEIIDWFRDHQTIRGEINWSEGEDHSGPMRLFVEACPNALMTKKAVEYFIGNPPDMYPAYNLPIGISAICDYNYYNYEEEIEDLSEELVRHQHEEGYFTNRGKLSQNRNYNAKVTSFAIQALSKQPGYEREIANAVNWLEKSGTYSATVLGLILSYKGPKIPQAKYEWENRLSEQRQSIVGSDFVETSPPTESGTHTTTLRTEVERLIQETENELKICSPYIDMLHEDLIDLSENNESIEIKVLAKPKGDISGNRARLAKSAIEQLNRASNREVRTNYLIHSRIVISDNELLLVSSADFTRDQLVDEFNAGLTTGDEDAIASATNYFDNLWASSDPL from the coding sequence ATGAATCAGCAATTACTAAAATCATGCTCGGGCACTGTTCAGGAGAAATTAGAAGAATTAGAAGAGATATATGTCGATTATTCCAGAGAAGAGATATTAACATTCAAAGATGGTTTGGATCTTTATATTCTCAGTAAAGTTCAGTCCGATGCAGTGAGACCATACCTGAAAGAATATGATTCAGATTCTTTTTGGAACTGGGATGAACTTACTGATGAACCTCACCGGGCTTGGTATGTATTCCGTTTGTTAAATCGATATAATATCGAAGGATGGAGCGAGGTGAATAATATCAAGGAGATTATCGATTGGTTTCGTGATCATCAAACTATTCGGGGGGAAATCAATTGGTCAGAGGGTGAAGACCACTCCGGTCCAATGCGTCTGTTTGTAGAGGCATGCCCTAACGCGCTAATGACTAAGAAAGCCGTAGAATACTTCATAGGAAACCCGCCTGATATGTATCCTGCGTATAATTTACCAATTGGAATATCAGCAATATGTGATTACAATTACTATAATTATGAGGAGGAAATTGAAGATTTATCTGAAGAATTAGTCAGACATCAACATGAGGAAGGGTATTTTACTAACCGTGGCAAACTTTCACAAAATCGGAATTACAATGCCAAAGTAACCTCATTTGCAATACAAGCATTGTCGAAGCAGCCAGGATATGAAAGAGAGATAGCGAATGCGGTGAACTGGCTGGAGAAATCTGGTACTTATTCAGCTACAGTATTAGGTCTCATATTAAGCTACAAAGGCCCGAAAATCCCACAGGCCAAATATGAATGGGAGAATAGATTGTCTGAGCAACGACAAAGTATTGTAGGCTCAGATTTTGTAGAAACATCCCCACCGACCGAGTCCGGTACTCATACTACAACGCTCCGCACTGAAGTTGAGCGGCTAATCCAAGAGACAGAGAATGAATTAAAAATCTGTTCACCTTATATTGATATGCTTCATGAGGATCTTATCGATCTGTCAGAGAATAACGAGTCGATAGAAATCAAAGTATTGGCCAAACCAAAAGGAGATATAAGTGGAAACAGAGCTAGATTAGCAAAAAGTGCTATAGAGCAACTCAACAGAGCAAGTAACCGAGAAGTACGAACAAATTATCTCATTCATTCAAGAATAGTCATATCTGACAACGAATTACTTCTTGTATCTTCTGCTGACTTCACACGAGATCAATTGGTAGATGAATTTAACGCGGGTCTTACAACAGGTGATGAAGATGCCATTGCATCGGCAACAAACTATTTTGATAACCTCTGGGCATCTTCAGATCCCTTGTGA
- a CDS encoding 4a-hydroxytetrahydrobiopterin dehydratase — protein MAQRLADQECEACTSEDEPLSEEGYAEYLTELDDEVWEVVEGHHLEGAYAFEDFRDALEFTYEVGELAEEEWHHPDLHLQWGEVRVEMWTHKIDGLHKGDFVMAARMDRIHDDYAPE, from the coding sequence ATGGCACAGCGACTCGCGGATCAGGAATGTGAGGCCTGTACCTCCGAGGACGAACCGCTCTCCGAGGAGGGGTACGCGGAGTATCTGACGGAACTCGACGACGAGGTCTGGGAGGTAGTAGAGGGCCACCATTTGGAGGGAGCCTACGCGTTCGAGGACTTCCGAGATGCCTTGGAGTTCACCTACGAGGTCGGCGAACTCGCAGAAGAGGAGTGGCACCATCCGGACCTGCATCTCCAGTGGGGGGAGGTACGAGTCGAGATGTGGACCCACAAGATCGACGGCCTCCACAAGGGCGACTTCGTGATGGCCGCGCGGATGGACCGCATCCACGACGACTACGCACCGGAATGA
- the mnhG gene encoding monovalent cation/H(+) antiporter subunit G — MLQSVLITVLIAVGCFFLTVGTIGLLRFPNVYNRMHATSKPTTLGTAAIFLAGFVRFGPGGAGLASLIGILFLFLTVPTGAHMIALAAQRMGVPFMEGVTWPDPADEDGD; from the coding sequence ATGCTCCAATCGGTTCTGATCACCGTACTGATCGCCGTCGGGTGTTTCTTCCTGACGGTTGGGACCATCGGCTTACTCCGGTTTCCGAACGTCTACAACCGGATGCACGCCACCAGCAAGCCCACGACGCTGGGCACCGCCGCGATCTTCCTTGCGGGGTTCGTCCGCTTTGGCCCCGGTGGGGCCGGGCTGGCCTCGCTGATCGGCATCCTCTTTCTGTTCCTGACGGTGCCCACGGGCGCACACATGATCGCGCTGGCAGCCCAGCGCATGGGCGTGCCGTTCATGGAGGGCGTGACCTGGCCCGATCCCGCCGACGAGGACGGGGATTGA
- a CDS encoding monovalent cation/H+ antiporter complex subunit F produces the protein MAAEGAEPEFVVLAVRAGLVVVSALCILCAYRVIAGPTVPDQVVAIDAVVTNVVAIAVLFALQTGRSLFITGALVLAIIGFITTVSVAKFVTEGDIIE, from the coding sequence ATGGCCGCTGAGGGCGCCGAGCCCGAGTTCGTGGTGCTCGCGGTCCGGGCCGGGCTGGTGGTCGTCAGCGCGCTGTGTATCCTCTGTGCCTACCGGGTGATTGCCGGGCCGACGGTCCCCGACCAGGTCGTCGCCATCGACGCCGTCGTCACGAACGTGGTCGCCATCGCCGTGCTGTTCGCACTCCAGACCGGCCGGAGCCTCTTCATCACGGGCGCGCTGGTGCTCGCGATCATCGGCTTCATCACCACCGTCAGCGTCGCGAAGTTCGTCACCGAGGGGGACATCATCGAATAA
- a CDS encoding Na+/H+ antiporter subunit E, which yields MRVRTWPVVGVGLAVLWLFVRDAELALAPLFGQFLGGLAVGLPIAFLFRRFYDDRIDLRRLLHAVPYALLYLLTFSREVIVANVDVAYRVLAPGSTIEPEVILIPLRVESDFGVTTIANSITITPGTITQDYDAERNALYVHVIDGRDPEAVVAPIRTWEDYALLIFDEELEPGSPAPEIVVDGGETDGR from the coding sequence GTGAGGGTACGAACTTGGCCCGTCGTCGGTGTGGGACTGGCCGTACTGTGGCTGTTCGTCCGCGACGCCGAACTCGCCCTCGCACCCCTCTTCGGGCAGTTCCTCGGAGGCCTAGCGGTCGGCCTACCGATCGCGTTCCTGTTCCGGCGGTTCTACGACGACCGTATCGACCTCCGGCGACTCCTGCACGCGGTGCCCTACGCCCTGTTGTACCTGCTTACGTTCTCCCGGGAGGTGATCGTCGCCAACGTCGACGTCGCCTACCGGGTGCTCGCGCCGGGATCGACTATCGAACCCGAAGTGATCCTGATCCCGCTGCGGGTCGAAAGCGACTTCGGGGTGACGACCATCGCAAACAGCATCACCATCACTCCGGGGACGATCACCCAAGACTACGACGCGGAACGAAACGCGCTGTACGTCCACGTGATCGACGGACGCGATCCCGAAGCCGTGGTCGCACCCATTCGCACCTGGGAGGACTACGCGCTGTTGATCTTCGACGAAGAGCTCGAACCCGGGTCACCGGCCCCGGAGATCGTCGTCGACGGGGGTGAGACGGATGGCCGCTGA